The following are encoded together in the Cicer arietinum cultivar CDC Frontier isolate Library 1 chromosome 2, Cicar.CDCFrontier_v2.0, whole genome shotgun sequence genome:
- the LOC101507469 gene encoding 3-hydroxy-3-methylglutaryl-coenzyme A reductase 1, with protein sequence MEIHRRPPTTTNDGAVATKHHSRRLKSPSPTPSPKASDALPLPLYLTNTIFFTLFFSVAYYLLHRWRDKIRSHTPLHVVTLSEITAIVSLIASFIYLLGFFGIDFVQSFISRASNDVWDLDETVAQNQSNFPVAGAVAGAVSEHCVPKLIKPEPSLCSSEDEEIINSVVEGTTPSYALESRLGDCFRAAAIRRQALQRTSGRSLEGLPLEGFDYEAILGQCCEMPVGFIQIPVGVAGPLLLDGFEHTVPMATTEGCLVASTNRGCKAIYASGGANSVVLKDAMSRAPVVRFSTAKRAAQLKFFLEDTLNFETLAVVFNRSSRFARLQGIHCAMAGKNVYLRFTCSTGDAMGMNMVSKGVQNVLDFLQNDFPDMDVIGISGNYCSDKKPAAVNWIEGRGKSVVCEAIIKEEVVKKVLKTNVAALVELNMLKNLAGSAVAGTLGGYNAHASNIVSAIFIATGQDPAQNIESSHCITMMEAVNDGRDLHISVTMPSIEVGTVGGGTQLASQSACLNILGVKGASKESPGSNSRLLATIVAGSVLAGELSLMSAIAAGQLVNSHMKYNRSRKDITKISS encoded by the exons ATGGAGATTCATCGCCGGCCGCCGACCACCACTAACGACGGCGCCGTCGCGACAAAACACCATTCCCGCCGTCTCAAATCACCTTCCCCTACACCATCCCCAAAAGCTTCCGACGCACTCCCTCTCCCTCTCTACCTCACCAACACAATCTTCTTCACCCTCTTTTTCTCCGTCGCGTATTACCTCCTCCACCGGTGGCGCGACAAGATCCGTAGCCACACTCCTCTCCACGTCGTCACTCTCTCCGAAATCACTGCAATTGTTTCCCTCATCGCTTCCTTCATCTACCTCCTAGGTTTCTTCGGCATCGATTTCGTTCAATCCTTCATCTCACGTGCTTCTAACGACGTTTGGGATCTCGACGAAACCGTAGCACAAAACCAATCGAATTTCCCCGTCGCCGGAGCCGTCGCCGGAGCCGTCTCCGAACACTGTGTTCCAAAACTCATCAAACCGGAACCCTCATTATGTTCATCCGAAGATGAAGAAATCATTAATTCCGTTGTGGAAGGAACCACGCCGTCCTACGCGCTTGAATCGCGGCTTGGAGACTGTTTCCGAGCGGCGGCAATTCGTCGCCAGGCTCTACAGAGAACAAGTGGGAGATCCTTAGAGGGTCTACCATTGGAAGGATTTGATTACGAAGCGATATTAGGGCAGTGTTGTGAAATGCCGGTTGGTTTTATTCAGATTCCGGTGGGTGTGGCCGGACCGTTGTTGTTGGATGGATTTGAGCATACAGTTCCAATGGCGACTACGGAAGGGTGTTTAGTTGCTAGTACGAATAGGGGGTGTAAAGCTATATATGCTTCTGGGGGTGCAAATAGTGTTGTTTTGAAAGATGCTATGTCTAGAGCACCTGTTGTTAGGTTTTCAACTGCTAAAAGAGCTGCTCAATTGAAGTTCTTTTTGGAAGATACTCTCAATTTTGAAACCTTGGCTGTTGTTTTCAACAG GTCGAGTAGATTTGCCAGGCTGCAAGGTATTCATTGTGCTATGGCTGGGAAGAATGTCTATTTGAGATTTACCTGCAGTACGGGTGATGCAATGGGGATGAACATGGTCTCCAAAGGGGTGCAAAATGTTCTTGATTTCCTTCAAAATGATTTCCCTGACATGGATGTTATTGGCATATCTG GAAATTATTGTTCGGACAAGAAACCCGCTGCAGTGAATTGGATTGAGGGACGTGGGAAATCTGTTGTTTGTGAAGCAATTATCAAAGAAGAAGTGGTGAAGAAGGTGTTGAAGACCAATGTGGCTGCCCTAGTGGAGCTCAACATGCTCAAAAACCTTGCTGGTTCTGCTGTTGCTGGCACTCTTGGTGGATATAATGCCCATGCTAGTAACATCGTTTCTGCCATTTTTATCGCCACAGGTCAAGATCCAGCTCAAAACATTGAAAGTTCCCATTGCATAACAATGATGGAAGCTGTAAATGATGGGAGAGACCTCCATATCTCAGTAACAATGCCTTCCATTGAG GTTGGTACAGTAGGGGGTGGGACTCAACTTGCATCTCAATCTGCTTGCTTGAATATTCTTGGTGTGAAGGGTGCAAGCAAGGAGTCACCGGGATCAAACTCGAGACTCTTGGCAACCATTGTTGCCGGATCTGTTTTAGCAGGCGAGCTGTCTCTGATGTCTGCCATTGCTGCAGGGCAACTAGTCAACAGCCACATGAAATACAACAGATCAAGAAAAGATATAACTAAAATATCATCTTGA